One window of the Emcibacter sp. genome contains the following:
- a CDS encoding lysophospholipid acyltransferase family protein: MLYLRSIFFNCFFWVGTPLIILIILAPLTLCRDDRPIRRVILWWANVIVWILEHIVKIRIEIRGRENIPRDKGFILCAKHMSNLDAFIAFREAPTLTALGKKELFRVPFLGLVLRKLGIIPIDRQSGTAHKVTPEVAGIIHDKKLPLLVYPEGTRTLVGERRKLKSGAWHIQAEQDIPVITLASNSGQHWMKRNFRKIPGTVIAEFHPPLPQGLDKDTFMKKMTEEIVDRSEELMQPA, encoded by the coding sequence ATGTTGTATCTACGTTCTATTTTCTTTAATTGCTTTTTCTGGGTTGGTACCCCCCTGATTATCCTGATTATTCTGGCCCCCCTCACCCTGTGTCGGGACGACCGGCCGATACGCCGGGTCATCCTGTGGTGGGCGAATGTCATCGTCTGGATACTGGAACATATTGTCAAAATCCGCATCGAGATCAGGGGACGTGAAAATATTCCCCGGGACAAGGGCTTCATTCTGTGCGCCAAACATATGAGCAACCTGGACGCCTTCATTGCCTTCCGGGAGGCCCCCACCCTGACCGCACTGGGCAAGAAGGAACTGTTCCGGGTCCCGTTTCTCGGCCTGGTCCTGCGCAAGCTGGGCATCATTCCCATCGACCGCCAGTCCGGCACCGCCCACAAGGTGACCCCGGAAGTCGCCGGTATTATTCACGATAAAAAACTGCCCCTGCTGGTTTATCCCGAGGGAACACGCACCCTGGTCGGGGAACGGCGCAAGCTGAAAAGCGGCGCCTGGCACATCCAGGCCGAACAGGATATTCCGGTCATTACCCTGGCCAGCAATTCAGGCCAGCACTGGATGAAACGCAATTTCCGCAAGATCCCGGGAACGGTCATCGCCGAATTCCATCCGCCGCTCCCGCAAGGTCTGGACAAGGATACTTTCATGAAAAAAATGACCGAGGAAATTGTCGATCGCAGCGAAGAACTGATGCAGCCAGCTTAG
- a CDS encoding XRE family transcriptional regulator has product MSRHSPPDVGRRIKELRSARKMTLEQLAKASGVSKSMLSQIERGRTNPTVATLWSLTAPLDIALSDLLDNRGEDSKTRHEILLLKSHQCPEIQSADGKCSLRILGPIDLVSQMEWYEMRLEPGGILESEPHSAGTREHITVLEGSLRISNGLHHQDLETGDTARYEADIPHAIENIGKTKSRAMLVVISG; this is encoded by the coding sequence ATGTCAAGACATTCACCCCCCGACGTCGGCCGCAGGATCAAAGAGCTGCGGAGCGCACGGAAGATGACCCTGGAACAGCTCGCCAAGGCATCAGGTGTTTCCAAATCGATGCTGTCCCAGATCGAACGCGGCCGCACCAATCCCACTGTCGCCACCCTGTGGAGCCTGACCGCGCCCCTTGATATTGCCCTGTCCGACCTGCTCGACAATCGGGGCGAGGACAGCAAGACGAGACATGAAATCTTGCTGCTGAAATCGCACCAGTGTCCGGAAATTCAGAGCGCGGACGGCAAGTGCAGCCTGCGGATTCTGGGACCCATAGACCTTGTTTCGCAGATGGAATGGTATGAGATGCGGCTGGAGCCCGGCGGCATCCTCGAGTCGGAACCCCATTCCGCCGGCACCCGGGAACATATTACCGTCCTTGAAGGATCCCTGAGGATCAGCAACGGCCTGCACCACCAGGACCTGGAAACCGGCGATACCGCCCGCTATGAGGCCGATATTCCCCATGCCATTGAAAATATTGGAAAAACGAAATCGCGGGCGATGCTGGTGGTCATTTCCGGATAA
- a CDS encoding glycine C-acetyltransferase, giving the protein MSRNYIDHLSAEISILKETGLYKAERTITSPQQSIVHVAQKGDRDLINFCANNYLGLANDHHLVEAAKKALDKYGYGMSSVRFICGTQDIHKELERRLAQFLGTEDVILYPSCFDANAGLFETLLGEEDAVISDALNHASIIDGIRLCRAKRFRYANNDMQALEDCLKKAQDCRFRLIATDGVFSMDGILANLPAICDLAEKYDAMVMVDDSHAVGFMGESGAGTPEYWGLSDRVDILTGTLGKAMGGASGGYTAANAVVVDWLRQRSRPYLFSNTLAPVIAATSCTVLDLLKESGDLRKKVHTNAAYFREKMAKAGFVLGGANHPIVPVMLGDARLAGEMADRLLEEGIFVIGFSYPVVPEGKARIRTQISAAHTTAQIDQAVEAFSRIGRELGVI; this is encoded by the coding sequence ATGTCCCGGAACTATATCGATCATCTTTCCGCTGAAATCTCCATCCTGAAAGAAACCGGGCTTTACAAGGCCGAGCGGACCATAACAAGCCCGCAGCAATCGATTGTCCATGTCGCCCAGAAAGGGGATCGGGACCTCATTAATTTCTGCGCCAACAACTACCTTGGCCTGGCCAATGATCACCATCTTGTCGAGGCCGCCAAGAAAGCCCTGGACAAATATGGCTACGGCATGTCCTCGGTCCGCTTTATCTGCGGCACCCAGGATATCCACAAGGAACTGGAAAGAAGGCTGGCGCAATTCCTCGGCACAGAGGATGTCATCCTCTATCCGAGCTGTTTTGACGCCAATGCGGGCCTGTTTGAAACCCTGCTCGGGGAAGAGGATGCCGTGATCTCCGATGCCCTCAATCATGCCAGCATCATTGACGGTATCAGACTGTGCCGGGCCAAAAGGTTCCGCTATGCCAATAATGACATGCAGGCCCTGGAAGATTGCCTGAAGAAGGCACAGGACTGCCGGTTCCGGCTGATCGCCACAGACGGCGTTTTTTCCATGGACGGTATCCTGGCCAACCTGCCGGCGATCTGTGATCTGGCGGAAAAATATGACGCCATGGTTATGGTCGACGACAGCCACGCCGTGGGTTTCATGGGCGAAAGCGGCGCCGGCACGCCGGAATACTGGGGCCTGTCCGACAGGGTCGATATCCTGACCGGCACCTTGGGCAAGGCCATGGGCGGGGCATCCGGCGGCTATACTGCCGCCAATGCGGTTGTTGTCGACTGGCTGCGACAGAGATCCCGGCCTTACCTGTTCTCCAACACCCTGGCGCCGGTCATCGCCGCAACCAGCTGCACCGTGCTCGACCTTTTGAAGGAAAGCGGCGACCTGCGGAAGAAAGTCCATACAAATGCCGCCTATTTCAGGGAGAAAATGGCAAAGGCAGGTTTTGTCCTAGGCGGCGCGAACCATCCCATCGTGCCTGTCATGCTGGGCGATGCGCGTCTCGCTGGTGAAATGGCGGACCGGCTGCTGGAGGAAGGTATTTTCGTCATCGGTTTTTCCTATCCCGTGGTTCCGGAAGGAAAGGCCCGCATCCGCACCCAGATTTCCGCCGCCCACACCACCGCACAGATCGACCAGGCCGTGGAGGCCTTCAGCCGGATCGGCCGTGAACTGGGCGTCATCTAG
- the tdh gene encoding L-threonine 3-dehydrogenase, translating into MKALVKSKAGEGIWMEDIPEPEIGHNDVLVKVRKTAICGTDIHIYNWDKWAQKTIPLGMQVGHEFAGEIVELGSEVQGLAVGQRVSAEGHVTCGHCRNCRAGKRHLCRNTLGIGVNRPGAFAEYISVPAVNICPLPDEISDDMGAILDPFGNATHTALSFDLVGEDVLITGAGPIGIMAVAIARHVGARNVVITDINDYRLDLARQMGATRTVNVSNEKLQDVMTDLHMNEGFDVGLEMSGVPRAFSDMLETLNHGGKVALLGLLPANTAIDWNQVIFKGLEIHGIYGRKMFETWYKMIAMLESGLDLSPILTHHFPVDEFQAGFDMMRSGQSGKVILNWQEN; encoded by the coding sequence ATGAAAGCACTGGTTAAATCCAAAGCCGGGGAAGGCATCTGGATGGAGGACATCCCGGAACCCGAGATCGGCCATAACGATGTCCTGGTCAAGGTCCGGAAAACGGCCATCTGCGGCACCGATATCCATATCTACAACTGGGACAAATGGGCGCAGAAAACCATTCCGCTCGGCATGCAGGTGGGACATGAATTTGCCGGCGAGATCGTCGAACTGGGGTCAGAAGTCCAGGGACTTGCCGTAGGTCAGAGAGTATCCGCCGAGGGCCATGTAACCTGCGGCCATTGTCGTAACTGCCGGGCCGGCAAACGGCATTTGTGCCGCAATACCCTGGGGATAGGAGTCAACCGGCCGGGCGCCTTCGCCGAATATATATCCGTCCCGGCCGTCAATATCTGTCCGTTGCCCGATGAAATCAGCGATGACATGGGCGCGATCCTTGATCCTTTTGGCAACGCCACCCATACGGCCCTCAGTTTCGACCTGGTGGGGGAGGATGTGCTGATCACCGGCGCCGGCCCGATCGGCATCATGGCTGTTGCCATCGCCCGTCATGTGGGCGCGCGCAATGTGGTGATTACCGATATCAATGATTACCGGCTCGATCTGGCCCGACAGATGGGGGCCACCCGGACAGTCAATGTCTCGAATGAGAAACTGCAGGACGTCATGACCGACCTGCATATGAACGAGGGTTTTGATGTGGGTCTGGAAATGTCCGGCGTCCCCCGGGCCTTCTCCGACATGCTGGAAACCCTGAATCACGGGGGCAAAGTGGCTCTGCTCGGCCTGCTGCCGGCCAATACCGCTATCGACTGGAACCAGGTTATTTTCAAGGGGCTGGAGATTCACGGCATCTATGGCCGCAAGATGTTCGAAACCTGGTACAAGATGATTGCCATGCTGGAAAGCGGCCTGGACCTCAGCCCGATTCTGACCCATCATTTCCCGGTTGACGAGTTTCAAGCAGGTTTTGATATGATGAGATCCGGCCAGTCCGGCAAGGTGATTCTGAACTGGCAGGAAAATTAA
- a CDS encoding HAMP domain-containing sensor histidine kinase: MQQYWHPYLFLFLAVASVPVAILLRRSPLARLSKGYLFFIAGTVSNSFAALILYLEKIPAGQQLFIFLTGQTWHANSSLPYLAYAPGLLAITCGLYFWLPAVNDITREIEQRRNVEEELVSLYRHSEQLAVKAEEANQAKSDFLATMSHELRTPLNAVIGYAEFMLLHDIPLDEARQKDYIQAIRKSGLHLLDLINDILDLAKVEAGKIELTASEFHVGCMMEECRDFIETIALKQDIGVEINAENIPFRTDVRILRQIVINLLANAIKYNLPGGRVGAEAKLVGDQLEITVKDNGIGMSPQELKKVMEPFMQVDNSYSRSAEGTGLGLTLVSQFTCLLKGNIELRSEKHIGTTAIVRIPQLQG, translated from the coding sequence TTGCAGCAGTACTGGCATCCTTATCTCTTTCTGTTTCTCGCCGTCGCTTCGGTACCGGTTGCTATCCTGCTTCGCCGCTCCCCGCTGGCCAGATTAAGCAAAGGTTATCTGTTTTTTATCGCCGGTACAGTCTCCAATTCCTTCGCGGCCTTAATCCTCTATCTGGAGAAAATTCCGGCCGGGCAACAGCTTTTCATTTTTCTAACCGGCCAGACCTGGCATGCCAACAGTTCTCTCCCCTATCTCGCCTATGCCCCCGGCCTCCTTGCCATCACCTGCGGCCTGTATTTCTGGCTGCCGGCCGTCAACGACATCACCCGGGAAATTGAACAGCGCAGAAACGTCGAGGAAGAACTGGTCAGCCTTTACCGGCATTCCGAACAGCTGGCGGTCAAGGCAGAAGAGGCAAACCAGGCCAAATCCGATTTCCTCGCCACCATGTCGCACGAGCTGCGCACCCCGCTCAATGCTGTCATTGGCTATGCGGAATTTATGCTGCTGCATGATATTCCCCTGGATGAGGCACGCCAGAAAGACTATATCCAGGCAATCCGCAAAAGCGGCCTGCACCTGCTGGACCTGATCAATGACATCCTGGATCTGGCCAAGGTCGAAGCCGGCAAGATTGAACTGACCGCCAGCGAATTCCATGTCGGCTGCATGATGGAAGAATGCCGTGACTTTATCGAAACAATTGCGCTGAAACAGGATATCGGCGTCGAGATCAATGCCGAAAATATTCCCTTCAGGACAGACGTCAGGATTTTGCGGCAGATTGTCATCAACCTGCTGGCAAACGCCATCAAATATAATCTGCCCGGCGGCCGGGTCGGGGCGGAAGCAAAGCTTGTCGGCGACCAGCTGGAAATCACCGTCAAGGACAACGGTATCGGCATGTCCCCCCAGGAACTGAAGAAAGTCATGGAACCGTTCATGCAGGTCGATAACAGCTACAGCCGCTCTGCCGAGGGAACCGGTCTCGGCCTGACCCTGGTCAGTCAGTTCACCTGCCTCCTCAAGGGGAATATCGAGCTCCGGTCGGAGAAACACATCGGTACAACTGCAATCGTCAGAATCCCGCAATTACAGGGCTGA
- a CDS encoding ATP-binding protein has translation MGIQTGKNVKSLGQRDKGRQVLLQLLFGFVILLFILASVLITNRLQQRNATDEARQETLRKLAEVAFFLEHQLNRDLYLLGSLVSYISVYPEFEEADLEQFINSIFKQKSHIKSIGIARDFEIRHVYPLRGNQAVLGLNYKDLPDQLDSVVKARDSGEVVLDGPRVSYQGDIVLFLRGPVYLAGESGSDGDSGSGSGFWGIVSLLIDMENLFAEPAQYTAALQFSDLQFAIRAPNMKDGGFLTVYGDERLFDGSDLRLDMKVPGGNWEIAGRVQPLAVMTEPYRWIAWGGGLFLMTIVIIFTVNRIRHIENRFEAQENLQKALLQAERASRAKSEFLANMSHELRTPLNAIIGFSDILKQSGDLKVSREKYQEYARDINESGRHLLEIINDILDLSKVEAGKFVIHEGTVWLEEVAEQCIRLLGESAEKKKIQLSCKFQEGFPALNADDRLMKQILINLLTNSIKFTAEKGRVDVIGTFQPGDGVMVTVADNGIGMSEQDIERALEPFGQVESYLTRYHQGTGLGLPLVKAFVELQGGQMEIDSAPGHGTNVRMSFSHDRVAAE, from the coding sequence ATGGGGATTCAGACAGGGAAAAATGTAAAATCACTGGGACAGCGAGACAAAGGACGACAGGTTCTCCTGCAACTTCTGTTCGGGTTTGTTATTTTGCTGTTTATTCTGGCCTCAGTCCTGATTACGAACAGGTTGCAGCAACGAAATGCCACGGACGAGGCGCGACAGGAAACCCTGCGGAAGCTTGCCGAGGTCGCGTTTTTCCTTGAACATCAGCTGAACAGGGACCTTTATCTGCTGGGAAGCCTGGTGTCCTATATCTCTGTCTATCCCGAGTTTGAGGAAGCCGATCTCGAGCAGTTTATCAACAGTATTTTCAAACAGAAATCCCATATCAAAAGTATCGGCATCGCCAGGGATTTTGAAATCCGGCATGTCTACCCTCTAAGGGGTAATCAGGCTGTCCTGGGACTGAATTATAAGGACCTTCCTGATCAACTGGACTCGGTGGTAAAGGCCCGGGATAGCGGAGAAGTTGTTCTTGACGGGCCGAGAGTATCCTACCAGGGTGATATTGTATTGTTTCTCCGGGGTCCTGTTTACCTCGCAGGGGAAAGCGGCAGCGATGGCGATTCCGGTTCCGGTTCCGGTTTCTGGGGAATTGTGTCGCTTCTGATCGATATGGAAAACCTGTTCGCAGAACCTGCTCAATATACTGCGGCCCTGCAATTTTCCGATTTGCAGTTTGCGATCAGGGCGCCAAATATGAAAGACGGCGGTTTTCTTACGGTGTATGGGGATGAGCGCCTTTTTGATGGTTCGGACCTCAGGCTGGATATGAAAGTGCCCGGCGGTAACTGGGAGATTGCCGGCCGGGTGCAGCCGCTTGCGGTGATGACAGAACCCTATCGCTGGATTGCCTGGGGTGGCGGACTGTTCCTGATGACCATTGTGATAATTTTTACCGTGAACCGGATCAGGCATATTGAGAACCGGTTTGAAGCACAGGAAAACCTGCAGAAGGCGTTGCTGCAGGCGGAAAGGGCAAGCCGGGCAAAATCGGAGTTCCTGGCCAATATGTCGCACGAACTGCGCACCCCGCTGAATGCCATCATCGGATTCTCGGATATTTTAAAACAAAGCGGTGATCTTAAGGTCAGTCGGGAAAAATATCAGGAGTATGCCCGGGATATAAATGAAAGTGGTCGGCATCTTCTTGAAATTATCAATGACATTCTGGACCTGTCCAAAGTGGAGGCCGGAAAGTTTGTCATTCATGAGGGCACAGTCTGGCTGGAGGAAGTCGCCGAGCAATGCATCAGGCTTCTGGGCGAGAGTGCCGAAAAGAAAAAAATACAGCTTTCCTGCAAGTTTCAGGAAGGTTTCCCCGCCCTGAATGCCGATGATCGCCTGATGAAGCAGATTCTGATCAATTTGCTGACCAATTCCATTAAATTCACAGCGGAAAAGGGCCGGGTCGATGTCATTGGAACGTTCCAGCCCGGTGATGGGGTCATGGTGACTGTTGCCGACAACGGAATCGGTATGTCGGAACAGGATATCGAGAGGGCGCTGGAGCCATTCGGGCAGGTTGAATCCTATCTGACCAGATATCATCAGGGAACCGGCCTTGGCCTGCCGCTGGTAAAGGCCTTTGTGGAACTTCAGGGCGGGCAAATGGAAATTGACAGCGCGCCGGGTCACGGCACTAATGTGCGCATGAGTTTTTCCCATGACCGGGTTGCGGCAGAGTAA
- the msrA gene encoding peptide-methionine (S)-S-oxide reductase MsrA gives MTKEIATFAAGCFWGVELDFSKLDGVVSTRVGYTGGHLDNPTYEKVCEDTTGHAEAVQVEYDPAVISYGELLEKFWEFHDPTTLHRQGPDVGSQYRSAIFYHNESQKTLAEASKAAQDQSGRWTNPVVTEIVPASKFWPAEEYHQKYLEKRGIEISCH, from the coding sequence ATGACAAAAGAAATCGCAACATTTGCCGCAGGATGTTTCTGGGGCGTGGAACTTGATTTCAGCAAGCTTGACGGTGTCGTCTCAACGCGGGTCGGATATACCGGCGGGCACCTGGACAACCCCACATACGAAAAGGTCTGTGAAGATACGACCGGTCACGCGGAAGCCGTGCAGGTCGAGTATGACCCGGCCGTGATCAGTTACGGCGAGCTGCTGGAAAAATTCTGGGAGTTTCACGATCCGACAACACTGCATCGTCAGGGACCGGATGTGGGATCCCAGTACAGGTCTGCCATATTTTACCATAATGAGTCGCAGAAGACCCTGGCCGAGGCATCGAAAGCAGCACAGGACCAGTCCGGTCGCTGGACCAATCCGGTTGTGACGGAAATTGTACCCGCCTCTAAATTCTGGCCGGCGGAGGAATATCATCAGAAATATCTTGAAAAAAGGGGCATCGAAATTTCCTGCCATTAG
- a CDS encoding aldo/keto reductase has product MRYSTLGNSDIRVSRVCLGTMTWGQQNTEEEAWEQLDYATEQGVNFIDTAELYPVPRSDETQGRTEQYIGTWLAERGTRDKVILATKVMGRSDASWFRPFVDSTRLNREQITYALEQSLKRLKTDYVDLYQLHWPDRPVNLFTDSRGYAHIEEQDVIPLEETLGILGDLVREGKIRQVGLSNETPWGTMKCLHYAETRDLPRVQSVQNAYNLLNRLYEQGLAEVSHRETVSCLPYSPIAGGTLSGKYLNGALPEGSRRQLFQGFTDRYQKVNVENAVAAYKTLAEAHGLTLLQLAQKFVESRPFVTASIIGATSMEQLKENIAAFDIEWTDTLEQGVNEIHEQYPNPAP; this is encoded by the coding sequence ATGCGATACAGCACTCTCGGCAATAGTGACATCAGGGTCTCCCGCGTTTGTCTCGGCACCATGACCTGGGGCCAGCAGAATACGGAAGAAGAAGCCTGGGAACAGCTGGATTATGCCACAGAGCAGGGGGTAAACTTTATCGATACGGCGGAGCTTTATCCGGTACCCCGCAGTGACGAGACCCAGGGTCGCACGGAACAATATATCGGCACCTGGCTTGCCGAACGCGGCACCCGTGACAAGGTCATCCTGGCGACAAAGGTTATGGGCCGGTCCGATGCTTCCTGGTTTCGCCCCTTTGTCGATTCTACCCGTCTGAATCGGGAGCAGATCACCTATGCCCTGGAGCAAAGCCTGAAACGACTGAAGACCGACTATGTGGATCTCTATCAGCTGCACTGGCCCGACCGGCCGGTGAATCTCTTTACGGATTCACGGGGGTATGCCCATATCGAGGAGCAGGATGTGATACCGCTGGAGGAGACACTTGGCATTCTCGGCGACCTGGTCAGGGAGGGTAAGATCCGCCAGGTCGGACTGTCCAATGAAACGCCCTGGGGAACCATGAAGTGCCTACACTATGCAGAAACCCGCGATCTGCCGCGGGTGCAGTCGGTCCAGAACGCCTATAACCTGCTCAACCGTCTTTATGAGCAGGGGCTGGCGGAAGTCAGCCATCGGGAAACTGTTTCCTGCCTGCCCTATTCCCCCATTGCCGGGGGCACATTGAGTGGCAAATATCTGAACGGGGCATTGCCGGAAGGAAGCCGCCGGCAACTGTTTCAGGGTTTTACCGACCGCTACCAGAAGGTCAATGTGGAAAATGCCGTTGCCGCCTACAAGACTCTGGCCGAAGCACATGGCCTGACCCTGCTGCAGCTGGCCCAGAAGTTTGTTGAAAGCCGTCCGTTTGTCACGGCCAGTATTATCGGCGCCACAAGCATGGAACAGTTAAAGGAAAATATTGCGGCCTTTGATATAGAATGGACAGATACCCTGGAGCAGGGCGTGAACGAAATTCACGAACAATACCCAAATCCGGCGCCCTAG
- a CDS encoding GlsB/YeaQ/YmgE family stress response membrane protein: protein MEFLWFLIIGAVAGFLAGKMMKGGGFGLIGNLVVGIIGAVLGGWLFGVLGISVSDGLIGSLITAVVGAVVLLFIVGLFKKSKA, encoded by the coding sequence ATGGAGTTTTTGTGGTTTCTGATCATTGGGGCCGTCGCCGGCTTCCTGGCAGGCAAAATGATGAAAGGCGGAGGATTTGGACTTATCGGCAATCTGGTTGTGGGTATTATCGGTGCTGTTCTCGGCGGCTGGCTGTTCGGTGTTCTGGGCATCTCGGTCAGTGACGGCCTGATCGGCAGTCTGATTACGGCTGTAGTCGGTGCCGTCGTACTTTTGTTTATTGTCGGGCTGTTTAAAAAAAGCAAGGCCTGA